Genomic segment of Sphingopyxis sp. QXT-31:
GAAACAAGTCGCGCAAGGGAGCCGCCCGTGTCCAATCCGCTTTCCGCCCCGATCAGCCGCCGCCAGACGCTCGCCGCGCTCGGCGCGGGGACCGTGAGCTTCGCCGTCGCCGGCCCGGCCGCTGCCGAGACGATCGTGACCGGTCCGCGCACCAGCCCCGCCGACGCGCTGCTCCAGTCGATCGCCGACAATCTGCTGGCGCAGTCGCCCGAGGGCGCGACCTCGCTCGGCATCGATACCGGCGACCGCGCCGCCGCGCGCGCCAAGCTCGGCGACCGCTCGGCCGCAGGGATGCGGGCGCTCGCCGACACGCTGAAGGCCGATGTCGCGCGCGTGCGCGCCTTCGACAAGAGCGGGCTCGACCACAAGACGCGCACCAGCCTGGCGGTGGTCGACAGCGCGTACAGCGTGGCGCTCGACGGCTTTGCCCTGCCCTATGGCGACGTCGCGGTCGGCGGCTGGCGCAACACGCCCTATGTCGTGATCCAGAATGTCGGGGCCTATCTCGACATCCCGAAATTCCTCGACAGCGATCATCCGGTGAAGAATGCCGCCGACGCCGAGGCCTATCTCTCGCGCCTCAATGCCTTCCCCGGCGTGCTCGACGGCGAGACCGAGCGCCTCAAGGCCGCGGGCGGCATGGGGCTGATCGCCCCTGCCTTCCTGATCGACAAGGCGGTCAAGCAGATGGAGGCGAGCCTGGCCGACGCCAAGGCCGGCGGATCGATGGTCGAAAGCCTCGTCCGCCGCACCGGCGAGGCGAAGATCGCCGGCGACTGGAATGCGCGTTCGGCGAAGATCGTCCAGGGCCCCGTCGCCGCGGCGCTCGAACGCCAGCTCGCCGAACTCAAGGCCCAGCGCCCCAAGGCGACGATGGACGCTGGAATGTGGGCAAGACCGGGCGGCGACGAATGGTACGCCTGGGGCCTCCGCGCGAGCACGACGACGCGCATGACCCCCGACGAGGTCCATGCGATGGGGCGCGAGGAACTCGCCGCGCTGCACGGCCAGATGGACCCGATCCTCCGCAAGATCGGCTATACCGAGGGCTCGGTCGGCGACCGGATGGTCGCGCTCGCCAAGGACCCGAAGTATAAGTTCCCCGACAATGACGCCGGCCGCGCCGAGATCGTCGCCTATATCCAGACCTGGCTCGGCAAGATCCGCGCCGAGCTGCCGCGCGCCTTCCGCACGCTCGTGAAGGGCAATGTCGAGGTAAAGCGGCTGCCGCTGGCCGAGGAACCCGGCGCGCCCGCGGCCTATGGCGGCGCGGGATCGATCGACGGCAGCATCCCGGGACGCTTCTGGATCAATCTCCGCACCACCGAACTGCACAGCAAATATTCGCTGCCCGACCTGACGATGCACGAGGCGATCCCTGGTCACGCCTGGCAGGGCGAATATGCGCATGCGATGCCGCTGATCCGCACGATGCTGGCGTTCAACGCCTATTCGGAAGGATGGGCGCTCTACGCCGAACAGCTTGCGGACGAACTCGGCCTCTACGACGATTTCGAGGTCGGGCGGCTGGGCTATCTGCAATCGCTGGCGTTCCGCGCCTGCCGCCTGGTCGTCGACACCGGCCTCCACGCCAAGCGCTGGACGCGCGAGCAGGGCGTCGAGTTTTTCGTCAAGGAAAATGGCTCGAACCCGCTCGAGGTCGCAAGCGAGGTCGACCGCTATTGCAGCTGGGCCGGGCAGGCCTGCGGCTACAAGGTCGGGCATAGCGAGATCGTGCGGCAGCGCGGCCTTGCGCAAAAGGCGCTGGGCGCGAAATACGACCTCCGCGATTTCGACGATGTCGTGGTCAAGGGCGGCAATGTGCCACTCGACGTGCTGGCGCAGAATGTCGAAGAATATGTGAAGGGCGCGAAGGGCTGATGCGTTTCCTCGCAACCGCGCTGGGCGCGCTCTTGATGGCCGCGCCCGGCACGGCGGAAAATTCCCCGCCGCGCGTCCAAATCGTGACGAGCGACGTCGAGCGATTCTATGCGCTGTACGACGACCCCGCGCTCACCGCCGATCCAGATGCGCTCGCGACGCGCTATCTCGCCGATGCCTCGCCGGGGCTCGAGGAGTTCATGGTCATGCGCCGGATCACGCCCGAACGCGTTGCGAAGGCGCTGCGCGAAAAACCGGAGCTCTTTGCCGACGCGCGCGGCTGTGCCGCCACGCTCGGCAACGTCCGCGGCCGGTTGACCGCGGCCGCCGATCGGTTGGCGGAGCTTTATCCGCCGGCGATCTTCCCGCCGATCACCATCGCGATCAGCCGCGGCACGCCTGTCGCCGCAGCGAACGGCAAGGGGCTGTACGTCTCGCTCGAAGCGCTTTGCGCGGCGAAATTCTTCGAGGCCGACGACGAGGATCGTTTCGTCCATGTGAGCGCACGAATATGTCCATGCCCAGCAACCGCTGGCGCAGGTCGAAAGCGAGAATGACACGGTGCTCCACGCCGCGCTCGTCGAGGGGGCTGCGGAGTTTGTCGCCGAACAGATCAGCGGATCGGTCGCTGCCACCCATTTGCACCGCTGGGCGGCTGGACGCGAAAAGGAAGTGGAGACCGCCTTCCTCGCCGAAAAGGACGGCAAGGCGAATGATTCGCGCTGGGTCTACAACCAGCTCGGCACCGAAGACTGGCCCGGCGACCTCGGTTACTGGGTCGGGTATCGCGTCGCGAAGGCCTATTATCAGCGCAGCCCCGACAAGCAGGCGGCGATAAAGGCCATCATCGAGATGAAGGACCCGGCCGCCTTTCTCGTCGAAAGCGGCTGGACGCCGGGGATGACACTCTAGGCCGGCAGTGGCGCCAGATCGGGCGCGACGAACCCGCGCCGCGCCGGCACCGAGAAGAGCAGCTCGCGGCTGTAGAAGCGCAAGGGCCAGTCGCGGCGGCCGACGTCGGAACGCAGCATCGCGTTGACGCGCGCCGCCAGCCCCGTCTCTTCGGTCTCGGACAGGAACAGCCGCACCCCCGCAACATAAGCTCGCGTAATGCTGTCGTGATAGCCGCCATGGTCGTCGTTCACGCCGCCGACGCTTTCGTTGAAGCGGCTGATGATCGCCGCGATGTCGGCGTCGATGTCGATATCGGGGCGCTCGCTGAGCAGCCACAGGCACGCGCCGAGATGCGCCTCGTGCGTCCAGGCTTCGCGCGGCAGGGTGCGTGCGAGCAGGCCCTCGCCGATCGCGCGGATGTCGGAATCGCGCTCGATCAGGCGCGGCGAAAAATCGGTAGTCATCGGTCCGGTCCTTCCGGGTGAATGCCACCCGGA
This window contains:
- a CDS encoding DUF885 domain-containing protein, translated to MSNPLSAPISRRQTLAALGAGTVSFAVAGPAAAETIVTGPRTSPADALLQSIADNLLAQSPEGATSLGIDTGDRAAARAKLGDRSAAGMRALADTLKADVARVRAFDKSGLDHKTRTSLAVVDSAYSVALDGFALPYGDVAVGGWRNTPYVVIQNVGAYLDIPKFLDSDHPVKNAADAEAYLSRLNAFPGVLDGETERLKAAGGMGLIAPAFLIDKAVKQMEASLADAKAGGSMVESLVRRTGEAKIAGDWNARSAKIVQGPVAAALERQLAELKAQRPKATMDAGMWARPGGDEWYAWGLRASTTTRMTPDEVHAMGREELAALHGQMDPILRKIGYTEGSVGDRMVALAKDPKYKFPDNDAGRAEIVAYIQTWLGKIRAELPRAFRTLVKGNVEVKRLPLAEEPGAPAAYGGAGSIDGSIPGRFWINLRTTELHSKYSLPDLTMHEAIPGHAWQGEYAHAMPLIRTMLAFNAYSEGWALYAEQLADELGLYDDFEVGRLGYLQSLAFRACRLVVDTGLHAKRWTREQGVEFFVKENGSNPLEVASEVDRYCSWAGQACGYKVGHSEIVRQRGLAQKALGAKYDLRDFDDVVVKGGNVPLDVLAQNVEEYVKGAKG